Sequence from the Miscanthus floridulus cultivar M001 chromosome 16, ASM1932011v1, whole genome shotgun sequence genome:
tcaaagtaaagagaggagaggaaacgcggcgatgttttgccgaggtatcggagagtcgccactccccactagtcctcgttagagcacccgtgcaagggtgtagctcccccttgatccgcgcaaggatcaagtgctctctatgggttgattcttcgacactccgtcgcggtgaatcacccacaaccgctcacaacttgagttgggtcatccacaagctctccggatgatcagcaagctcccaatcaccaccaagccgtctaggtgatggcgatctccaagagtaacaagcacgaactctcacttgaccatgacaagacAAATGAGatgagtggatgcacactttgctactcttgatctcactaatgagggctctctttgggattctcaaatctcaatcacctcactaggaccttgctcttcttggcactctcaaacgtgtttctcagctgttggaatgagcaaaagtacccccacacacgagtggaggtggtatttattaCAAggactgaaaaacgaaccgttatgtgcctctatagggtgaccggatgctccgttcatgttgaccggatgctccggtcagtacaccccgaacacCAGTGTttgcagtgtgaccggacgctggccagcgtccggtcagcactaaccggacgagtccggtcgtgattttccctctctggaaccttattggagtcgaccggacgctggccctcagcgtccagtcaaaccagacgcaatcaccttggtcaaataaactgaccggaccctaagccagcgtccggtcaaaccggagccagcgtccggtcagtatttgaccctccattcactttcaactctcgatcatgtgtgaatgaagtttgctccattagatctaagggctattttggagctacctagtgctagttttaacaagtgtgcactacacctatCTCActggactcacctaggtcaagctacccatccatacccccttaatagtatggccaaaggaaaaataaagtcctaaactaatctaagtgtctctccaactccaatcaaatacttagaactagtccatccttaaccttgtcgtccatcctttgaaaaccgaaacgatttccatcataggggcatgacaaccatgattgcccaattcgttctccattaccatgacctaacttaattgcctctgcaaaacacacgttagtcatagtaatcttgtattgtcattaatcaccgaaacccaactaggggcctagatgctttcaatgagGACCATTTCTCGGCATTAGGGGGAGACTTCAAGTACCAAAACAAATGCCAGGAAATCATTTGGAATGCCCATGGCATTCCTCCCTCAGATCCACGTACTCTAGAGACTGAACAACAAGTTCAGAAAATCATAAACTTGCAACATATTGCAAATAACCTGGCAGAAGCATCTACTGATTATAAGGGTGTCACTAAATCCTCTTATCCTGCTCGCAATGCGCCCGAAAGAGTGGAGGTACCAataaaaaccattcaactcccacttccaaagaagagggggagaagtacggcCGCTCTTAAGGATAATGCTCTAAGTAAGCGTCCGAGGATATCGAGGGATAAATCCTCCAAATCAATAAatccaagccaacctcaagttggtagacacccaatAGTGGATAAAAATCCAACATCAGGACCAAATCTACAACCCAGATCAACGGCGCATCCAAATTCTGATCCTGGAATATCAGAACACTCGGACTCTATAGTTTTGGGAAATGTTGAGTCAAATAATGGGGTGAAAGAAATTTTTATCAATTACATAGATTCTGGAGAATCATATGATCGTAAGACTACTGTTGTCGACATGTACTTCTCCACAGCAATTGCAGAAATCTTTCTCAATGATCCAGATCCCAAGACCATGGTAGAGTACAAAAAGCGCTCGGACtaggctcaatggaaagaagcaattcaAGCTGAGATAGCCTCGCTCACTAGAAGAGGGGTATTCACATCTACAATACATACACCTTCCAAAGTCTTTCCTGTAGGCTTTAAATGGGTTTTCGTCCGAAAACGGAATGAGAACAATGaggtggtgagatataaagcgaGGCTAGTAGCACAAGGGTTCACGCAGAGACTCGACATTGATTACAATGAAACATATTCTCCAGTAATGAGTGGAATTACTTTCCGATACTTAATATCATTGGCAAttcaaaatcatctatctatacagttgatggatgtggtgacagcatatctatatgggtcacttgattcAGACATATACATGAAGGTTCCCAATGGAATCCAAATTCCGAATCCAAACGCAAATCGCAACATGTATTGTGTAAAACtacaaaagtcattatatggcttgaagcagttGGGACGAATGTGGTACAACCGACTGAGTGAATTCCTTCTAAACAAAGGAtacactaacaatgatgattgcccATGTGTTTTCATTAAGAAATCTCGAACGAGATTTTGCATTATATCcgtatatgttgatgatttaaatatcatTGGTAACCCAAAGGATATAGAAGAAGCACGCAAACATCTAAAGAGGGAATTCGAGATGaaggatttgggtaagaccaaatattgcctaggcttacaacttgagcaccgtcctttagggattttagtgcatcaatcagcctatatccagaaaatattggagaaattcaatatggataaaTCATACCCTAATAAAACTCCAATGGTTGTTCGTTCCTTAGAAATAGGAAAAGATTCATTTAGACCACGGGATATTGGGGAAAAGATGTTGGGACCAGAAATCACATATCTTAGTGTCATTGgcgcacttatgtatcttgcaaattgcaccaggcctgatatcgCATTTACAGTGAACTTACTGGCTAGGCATAGTGCGGACCCAACTCGCCGTCATTGGATGGGTGCGAAGTGTATCCTTAGATACCTTAatggcacaaaggatcttggtttattctttaaGAAAAATTATGATCCCAGTATGATTGGTTATATTGATGCTGGTTACTTATCTGATCCTCATAACAGAAAATCCCAAACATGATTTGTATTCCTATATGGAGGTACAACTATTTCATGGAAGTCTTCTGAGCAGACTCTGACAGCGACCTCTACTAATCATTTtaaaattattgctctatacgaggcatcacGAGAATGTGTATGGCTTCACAGAATGATTAGCCACATACAAcagtcatgtggtattggttcCATTGAATCACAtacaattatctatgaagataattccgCTTATGTTACACAGATGCAAACAGGTTACAtaaagagcaatatcactaagcatattgttcctaaattgttttatccccatgaattacaagaaagcggggaaataaacatcttgtaaatcaagtcatgtgataatctcgctgacctatttactaagtccttaccaacttctGTGTTTCAAAAATTGATATATGAAATTGGTATGCGACGACTTCGAGATTTGCCAGAATCAGGAGGAGACATGTCCTAAATGTTGACCTGTACCAacatcatattatactcttttcttttaCAAGTTTTACTCACAAGttttcttgttaaagtttttaatgatgtaatattaacataagcatgtgtcatattttctattttcccCACCGGGGTTTTTGTGTAAAATATCAAAGACATATATTACCCTCACAACTCATCCATGGTTTTTTTCCTGAAAaaggtttttcatgtgagttatcccAGAGGCAATATcaataatatgtcgtcatattttctcctaattttccACTGGGGTTTTATAGGAATTTTAGCAACATATCTCTTTATATTGCTCCTCATATTTTTTTCTTTAAAAGGTTTTTGGGGAGTAATCTATATGtcgtatctccaatattttttttccactggggtttttaatgggataccaatgacatagtggtttatttaaatcacactcacatgttattttctccttattctcctataaggtttaaaggagtttttatggcatatctatacatacatattccTTAGATTTTTTTCACATGGTTTTTCAAGGAATCCAAACTACAACTATATTGATCTCAAGAAGGATTCGATCGAGGAGGAGTGTTGTGAATCAACGCCTGCCTCTTCACTAGTGAACAAGCATCTCCTCACCGTGTGATCTCATCCACAAGAAAGGATATGCAGTTAGAGAGAGGGTTAGTAGTTAACGTGTTAGCGTTAGTATGCCACCCGAAGGGGCATGTCCTTTGGGTAGTCGACTGTTCCTGTGAACAGTTGCCTCTCCGTGTAAACATACACCTTTTCactttgtatatatatatctaaGAGATCAATGAAAGCATTCCCAAACTCTCTGTTCATTTACATTCACATTCAAAAAAAGTTAACCGACAATCTTTTTAAATCAAACCGAACAAAAAATACCCAAGAGATGAATCCCAGCCATGTAATGAGGCAGCACCTGCCCATTGATGCAAGTGGACTAGGTGTTGAATTTTTCTTTGTTTGGAAACATGATCTATGATTTCTCCCGGTTATGTTTGGATGATCAAATCCGTGTAAACACGAGTAATATTAATTGGCATGCGTCATGTGGTTTGAACCGATGCTTCAAACAAGTTTATCTACCACCATAACATGGCTACAAAAAATTTTGTACAACAGTACCCAACAAAATCCTCTTAAAGACTCTCATCCCATCCCTGATTTTACATCTCCATGCCGTCCTGCGCCATATTCTGCAGATCCTCCTCAGTCAACAGCGTCTTCTTGCCACCGCTTCCCGTCTTGTCATATGGCTGTGCCATCCTCCGGAGAAACTGTTGCAGAGCAAGTGTTAGAGCATCACTATGACAAGCAACAGAGCAGGTTTGGTCGATGCTAGTGATAAAGAGAGACGAAAATGCTAACACTATGATACAAAGTTAAATATACAGGGCCATTCAAGCTGTTTTAGTATTCTTATACGTAGGGGGGAAGGAACCTTGTAAGCTGTGAACACCGAACCTGGTACTATAGCTTCTGGATGATAATAAAATTGGCAGCAAATTGCTTTGCAAATCACAATAGCCGAAAGCAACAAAAGCTTCAAGGAACAACCAGTCAAGGAAACAAATTTGTAAATCATACCTCACGAGCTATATGGAGAGCCATATCAGTGCTCAGATTTAGGTGCGCATCATGCAAATGCGAGAGTATCCACCCAGGCAACTTAGACCGTTTATCATGCCGACTGTATCTGTAAGCAAGAAAGGAATTTACCAAAGGTGAAACTTCACATAAAACATTAACACAGCAAGGAAATGAACACAACAAACAGCATTATGTGTCATGGAAGTATGGATGCAATTTTGCTGGAACTCagatctaaaaataactaaaactaAGCTGTCTGCTTATAGTCCATAAGACCCAAAATAAAAGGAGTATGATATGCATAAAGATCCATAACACATAAGTATCAAACCAAGCAATGGTTATTAAGAGAGTTGTTGGTGAAAAGAAACACAGTGACCAAATGCACATTTTTTAGTTGGAAAGTTCACGTTCATGCATAATTTTAATACTTCATAAGCATGTCACCTTTGCTGACATTGTAATAGAGGTTTAAACTAAAGCAGCTTGTTTCCAGATACGTATTGGAGTAATAAGACGGCACAGGATTGGAGCTGGTTCGTTAGCATACAACTATACATGCGGGGTTCTTGATGCTCAGCTATGCTAGAACTCAGTGCGTCAAGGCAGTAATCAAGTACCTCTTGTCAGCAAATATCATCATCCCATAATCAGCTTTGGAGCGAATCACACGGCCAACACATTGGGCTGCTTGCCTCTGACATTAATGAGATTTCAAATTTATTTCAAGAAATTTTGTTAGAAATATCTTGACAACATAAGAGGTGACAATGAAAAGGAGTTGTTTTTCCTGAAAGTAATAATGTTATTACCAAAGCATCAAATGTTAGGAAGTCACCCTCCTTTATCTGGAAAGTTTCCCGGAGGTACTCCAACCTAGCAAGCAATATCCTGCAAATCGTATAGAGACAAACAAAGGCAACTATTATGAAATCATTAAGCCACCACAAATTGCAACTGTGTACATGCATCAAACTACTTATACATACGAAGTAACTATAACTTAGCACCAAAATCAAGGGGTAGAGAGGATTGAAGCTAAATGTGAACAGAACTCACCGGCTCAGAGTGTACTGGAAAGGAACACCAAACATGATAACTAATCTGCCATAGTGACGATCAAAATCAATACCTTCAGCAACTTTGCCCCTGCATTAAGTGTTAGCAAGAGTGAAACTATAGCTTCCAACGGTGACaacatttttttttatctatGTTACATAGTCACAGTCACATCACTGGATATttaacataaccaaaaataaaatttggaAGGTTGCTTTCAGATCGCAAATAATAAGGTGGACCAACCTGGCAACAGAGAAGAAAATGGCACCTCTTCCACAATCACATGCCTTTCTGTAGTTATCGAGAGCCAATGTTGTCTCAACGACATCTGGTGTTTCGATGAACACTAATTTATGTTGCATGATGTCCTGCAAAACAGTAAGACCAGGTTTTCGTTATTGGAACTAATGTATATGTATCTTATCTGGGCTATAGAAAATTTACAGGTATTTCATTTTCATAACACAAATGACTAGCATATCTTTGTGGATAACAAAAATTTAGCACCAATACCTGGCATATCTGTTTAGATAGCAAAACTGCAGATATGATAGATGTAATTCTTTGTCCAAAGACTAGATAGTATCTATTTACTACCAAAGGTAAGACTTAAACCTATGCTATGCATGTTGCTGATGTAATAAATAATTCGGCAGTGTCTATACGAGTGCGATAGTACTGGTAGATACTTTTAAGTCTTAATGCAACTTGAGACTCCTATTATCAATATAGATAGGTGGATGGAAAATCCAGAACATGCAACGAAAATATGGCATTAGATGCTTAGACACCATTTCATATACTTACTGTAAACCGATGGTGTTCCAGAGGACCTGCCCCGTTATCTAACAGATATGGACGATTTATGAACTTGGCTGAGTTGCATAGGTGTTACACGATTAGACCCATTCCTCGTTGCCATATCTATATTTTATCTGAACTGTAGGGtttatatgagagaaaaatatacaAGTGAAAGAAATAACCTGCAGAATTCCCATTTCGTGCCAGCTGTTGACAATGCCATCCATATAGGAATAACTGACAAAAAAGCAAACTATGCCATCTGGAACAGCAGAAGCCATTTCTAGCAAGAGGCGGCCATAATTCCTCACAACACCAGGATCACTACGCATATCAAACTTTGTACTCACAGGTAGCTGGTCACTGAAAATGATGGAATGATTGATGTTTACACAAAAGTGTACAATATTACCAGTAATATGAAATTTTGGAACTAACTAAAGATGTCATAAAAGCTTAACATAAGTATCATATGATCCTTAGTCCTTAGGAATAAAAAGGTAGCCTGTATATGCAATACAGTGTTAGCATTTCCAAATCTAAGAGTATGTTGGCAATGCTAACACTTAAAGACTTGGGCATACTACATTATTAAATTTTGAAATATGAAGTTCATGTGGGACCAGAACCACTCATACCTTCCTCGAGTCAAGACCATGGGACAAATACAATCTCTTGTTAAGGACATTGTGAAGCTTCTGCTTATGACAGGATTAAAATTCAAGAGACGAGGATAAAGATCTATTGGGCTGAGAGTTCCAGAAGTGATCACAACCGTTTCAAAACGATCAAAAACAGGTCTTATTGCGAGTGAAGCATCATGGCAACTCAGCTGCAAAACAGATGAGTTCATTAGTAGCACATTAAAGAAGCAGTAAGATCATCAAGAGTAGTCTGGGTACCTGAATAACAGGATCACGAATATCAGGCATTCTCTCATCATATGGCTCTATTATAATAGAAAAGCCACGTGTATAAGTTCCAATCAGTGTGGCAAAGTCACATATGGTCTGTATGTGCATGAACTCATCTGTATCAGTTATCTCTAATGTCATCATTAGGGAGTGTAGCCGGTCATAACAAAACCTTAGCATTTTTTGGTCGATTCCAGCCTGGGAATGGATTGAAGCAACAAAGGAAACAGGCATTTCATTCTCAACGTTTTCGGTATCAAGCCGGCCATCAAGGAATCTCACAAGCCTCCGCAAGACAGCAAGAAAGTGTTCAGCCCTCCTTATGTTTCCAGGAACAGCTTCCTTCAGAATATCATCAGGCAAAGCCGGATTCGCGAGCCAGGCATCCGATACTTCATCACAAGAAGCACAATACTGTTAGGTATCTGTAGAAGGCCATAGCTGACAGCGGGAAATGCAGTAATAGTGACAAAAGGCAGTGCTTACTTGGTAGATTTCCTCTCTGCGCCAGTCCATCCACCAGTCTGTTGTATTCAGCACGAAGCCTATTGGCATCGGTGGCCTTAAACCTTCCTACCAGATAAAGCAGttagcaagcaagcaagctaaATTACCCATCACAAAGTTGGACAGTAGTTTTAAAGAAACAGAACCTATCGTTCAGTGACTATTAGTGGCTGAACTTTAAGTATGTCCAACAATTGAGAATAGTACCTGTCGATCTCTTGGGAGATGCGCCGCAGATTTCGCTCAGCACCTTCCAGCGTCTGTTTGCGGATGCTGACACTCAGCGCCTCTATGCAGACATTGTCGATGTTGTGAGCCTCATCGAAGACGACCACACACTCCTTCTGCATCTCCCTGGACACAATGCTGGCCACCTTGGGGTCGAGCAGGTACTGGTAGCTGTACACCACAATATTGGCGTACTTAACCATCTGCCTGGCGAGGAAGTAGGGGCAGACCCGGCGCTCCCTCCCGAGCGCTCGGAGGTCGGCCAGGGTGTACACCCCAGGCGGCATGAAGGAGGCGAGGTCGCCGGCGGCAGCGGCCCGGTCGAACGTCTCGTAGAACTCGCACAGCGGGGTGGATTCCGGGTCGGAGGCGGCCTTCTCGCGGACCCAGGAGGCCGTGAGGCGCCGGCAGGCGGTGTCGACGGAGTCCCGCGCCGCGGCGGCGGACGCCTGCGGGTGGACGCAGAGGTTCTTGCGGGAGGAGAGGCCGAGCGCGAGGAGGgagcgggcggcgggcggcgggagGTGGGCGAAGAGGAGGCGGAGCTCGGCGAGGGTCTTCTCCATCTCGTGCACGGTGCGGGTGCAGTAGATGAGGCGGAGCGGGCGGGCCTGGTTGGCGAGGGAGTAGGAGGTGATGAGGGAGATGAGCGCCGCCGTCTTGCCCGTGCCCGTGGGCATCTCCAGCAGCGCGTGCCCGCGCGCGTCCAGGGCGCGCTTCAGCTCCCCCATGTACGCGTGCTGCTCCGGGTAGATCGCCGCGTACGGGAAGTGCACGGGCAGGCCATCCAGGTCGAACCGCATCGTGGCGGAGGGGAAGGGCAGCCGCGGGGGGAGCGCCGGAGTGGGAGGGTTTGATTCGCCGGAGCCggtgcccgcgccgccgccgcggggagGAGAGAGCACGTGAAGTGCTCGGCTGGAATCCCCCGTGCGAGGAGATGCTGGTGGGCTCCTGCCGAGAATAGGCTTCTGGGTTGGGCCGCTATAGAGGAATCGCCTGCCCTGCGGGCCTAAATTTTAATGAACGGATAGCCTCATAGGCTGCCGGAATAATTCGGAGTAACTTGATCGGATACCGTGGTGACTCtgctaagaagaaagaaagataACGTGTAACTTGATCGGAGAGATGTGTCTCGAAGGAAATGGGGTTTGTTTCGAGGGTTTCGAATGTTTTAGAGGgagtacgttgcaagtgttttgaatggtgtaaaagtagattgggatgttgcatatgttgtaatagtTATATATGTACGTTGCAAAGTTTTATTTccagtgtttcatctgtttttttaggCGTATGTTGTAAGTatgtttatttgaatgttgcatatgttttcacacatatgttgcaagtgttttatttagatgttgtgTATGTTTGAAATATTTTTCCAAGTGTTTTGTTTCATCTTTTTTTATGCCGTAAGTGTTGTATctgaatatttcaaaagtagattggatGTTGCACATGGAATGCGTGTGAGAAGGGGAGGGGCACGAGCCGTCCACGCATGGGCGACGCTCGGCAGCGCGGCCCCCAAGCGGCTGTGAGACGCCGGCGCGGGCAAGCAACGTTCGCCCAGCGTGGGCCCATACATGGATGCGGGAAAATGGACTGCACCCACAGGCGTCTAGACGCTAGCAGTGTCGTTCTTATCTGCCAAATTGCTTCTAGCAGCTTACACACGATGACATCCACAAAATTTACGTAGTTAGGAAGGCTAAGTTCGAAATTTATTTATGCTTTTACGAATACATATTATTTTAGTTTTAGTATATGTAGTACTTTATTATCTATTTTATTAAATTGTATAAGCCGTTTTACTTTTTCTGTGTATATGGTCtggtttgttttttgttttttttgctatgcacctagaaaCATTTTACAATGTGGAACGGAGGGGTATTTGTTAGGACAATTCATCATGTCAAGACAGTCTTCACTAATTGACTAAAAAGGAGAGGCATAGTCGTGCCAATCAACCTCTTTGGCCTTAAAAAATAATCTTAAGTTCTTATGAAATTGTTGGTCAATCAATGACCATTCTGATCATTTTCAAGTTTTTCCCTCACACAACCACTATAAAAAAGTGAAAAGACATGACATAAACCACCAGAGCTAGTACATCAAACCACAATCTCTATTTAAACGGACGAATAAATGTATTGATAGGTGATAATGTTATAATTGCGGTGCTGATGGCGTTACTGTCATGGTGTATTGATAGGTGATAATGTTATAATTGCTTCACATTCCGTGATAGCATTGTCATAGTGTGCTCTGCATTCTAATACCTTGGTTGGCTACTATGCATTATCTTTGGTCGTGGCTAGCACCCGGACGTCTGGACGTTGGCCCCTCGTTTGGATGCTCACGCCTGCCCCGCCTGCTGCACCCacccctgaaaggtcctaatagctagaggggggctGAATAgcttataaaaatttctacaacaacacttaagccaagagGTTAGACAATTAAGAAGCGAAGTGAGTGTTGTGCttgcctactcaaaatgcaagcctcctattcacaattctagttgctatgatctctaattcacacaagaggctaagtcattactctctaagttagtgagctctccaagactaactaaagagcctcattgaccactaacaagacacaagctagctctcaagacTAActgcactaaagagcttagctacactaggaaagtaaatGTGCAAGAGAGGTAGTGATGTTTATACCGCCGTAGCAAGAGATACACAATCAATCATAAAAAGAATCCCGGAGACAATGATGGCACAATAATTTatctccgaggttcacttgtttgccggcaagctacgtcctcgttgtagcgattcacccacttggaggttcacacgctaataggtatcgcacgcctaacccacaatcgggtgccgcacaaccaacacaagatgttTATCCACAAGCTAcgggcaatccactagagtacattttggctctccatcgggaaaaaggtcaagaacccctcacaatcaccacgatcagagccggagataatcaccttcctatgctcgacgatccttgctgcaccaagccgtctaggtggcggcaaccaccaagagtaacaagagaaatccgcagcgaaacacaatcaccaagtaccTTTAGATGCGATctctcaaagcaatgcacttggatgctctccaatctcaccaaatgaagaatcaatcaagctAAGTGAATGAGAGACGAATGGCTCAGCTCTAAGAGATGAatagtcaatgcaaatggcctaGAGAGGGCGCCCAAGGCTGGTCCTTCCATTTAAATGACAACCCAAAGAGCAAATAGTTGTTAGGTCACTTAAGTGACCGTCGGACCCGCAGACACAGGCCGTTAGACCGTTCGACGCTCGGTCTGACGTCCTGCCGTGTCCACTCACGCGCTGCCACGTGTCCCATTTGAATCAAAGTGACCGTTGTCGTGCAATGACTCACTGCCGCGCTGTGATCGCCACCGTCGAACTCAGCCAAGACCCACCGACGGGAGCCCAGGGTCCGACGCCCTCCAAAAACATGTAGAGAGGGTCCAGAGCGTGTTTTTGACTTGGACTCAGGTCCAACGCCAACCGTCGGACTCAAGGGTGAGTCTGACGCTACCACGCGTCACACCTGCGCTCACTCACACGCGCGACACTGAATGAACATTGCGCACGATTGGTCCGACACGCCCGCGAGCCTCGGTCCAACGCTGCCTCCTCGCTACGTGCGCGTTAGGGTCAGCCGTCGGACCCTGCTCAGGGTTCGACGCTCTGAGAAGCAGGGTCCGACACCCCTAACTTCACTCTTTTTGAGCGCGAACACTTCACCCTTGTGCATGTGTGCCAACTCCAAGTATTTCACCACATGTGTACGTGAGTTAGCAACAATCTAAGCCAAattccaagggtgttagcactcactagaatctaaatgcatatgcaatgagttagaacatccaGTGGCACTTTGAAAACCGTATTTCacgacgagtttcaccccttttaatagtacgactatctatcctaaatgtgatcacacccactaagtgtcttgatcaccaaaacaaaaagagCTCCTATCAATTATatctttgtcttgagcttttttatttttctctttcttcttttccaagcccgagcacttgatcatcaccatggccatcaccaccatcatgatcttcatccatttgctccaccactttgaATGTGCTACCAtatctcatattcacttagagcaatgggttaacacttagggttttattaattcaccaaaaccaaactagagctttcaaccccgCATGCTGCACCTGCCCCACCTGCCCCGCATGCTGCTGCACCTGCCCGCGCACCCTGCATGCTGCTGGCCAAGCATTATCGCAAACGGGCGCATGCTCCTGCGTGCTTGTGCCTGCCACCGCGCATGCAGGTGGGGACCACCCACGCCCGCTTCACTTCCCGCCCGTACGCGAGGACTGCCTCCGCATGCGCCCGCTTTCTGTGCCTGTCAATGTTGAAACATGAAGCACTTCttcaacatacgtttgaaaatatgtgaaacatttgcaacgtacgcttgcaacatatgtgtatagcaactgcaacatatgcaacatctagataaaaacacttgtaacatacgtctgaaacagatgaaacatttgaatagacgcttgcaacatatgtgtattgtATAGCcactgaaacatgtgcaacatccagataaaaacttATAGACATAGGTctcaaaacagatgaaacattttgaatagacgcttgtaacatatctctgaaacacttgcaacatacctctgaaacacttataACATGTGCAATAccac
This genomic interval carries:
- the LOC136512002 gene encoding general transcription and DNA repair factor IIH helicase subunit XPD-like, producing MRFDLDGLPVHFPYAAIYPEQHAYMGELKRALDARGHALLEMPTGTGKTAALISLITSYSLANQARPLRLIYCTRTVHEMEKTLAELRLLFAHLPPPAARSLLALGLSSRKNLCVHPQASAAAARDSVDTACRRLTASWVREKAASDPESTPLCEFYETFDRAAAAGDLASFMPPGVYTLADLRALGRERRVCPYFLARQMVKYANIVVYSYQYLLDPKVASIVSREMQKECVVVFDEAHNIDNVCIEALSVSIRKQTLEGAERNLRRISQEIDRFKATDANRLRAEYNRLVDGLAQRGNLPISDAWLANPALPDDILKEAVPGNIRRAEHFLAVLRRLVRFLDGRLDTENVENEMPVSFVASIHSQAGIDQKMLRFCYDRLHSLMMTLEITDTDEFMHIQTICDFATLIGTYTRGFSIIIEPYDERMPDIRDPVIQLSCHDASLAIRPVFDRFETVVITSGTLSPIDLYPRLLNFNPVISRSFTMSLTRDCICPMVLTRGSDQLPVSTKFDMRSDPGVVRNYGRLLLEMASAVPDGIVCFFVSYSYMDGIVNSWHEMGILQDIMQHKLVFIETPDVVETTLALDNYRKACDCGRGAIFFSVARGKVAEGIDFDRHYGRLVIMFGVPFQYTLSRILLARLEYLRETFQIKEGDFLTFDALRQAAQCVGRVIRSKADYGMMIFADKRYSRHDKRSKLPGWILSHLHDAHLNLSTDMALHIAREFLRRMAQPYDKTGSGGKKTLLTEEDLQNMAQDGMEM